The following are encoded together in the Ranitomeya imitator isolate aRanImi1 chromosome 4, aRanImi1.pri, whole genome shotgun sequence genome:
- the LOC138674607 gene encoding uncharacterized protein has protein sequence MSTNEQDFVRALIEMYRSLPCLWKIKSKDYSNRYMKREAYEKLVAVYREYHPTETVDENIVRKKIQALRTVFKKEVNKVENSKKSGAGTEEVYVPRLWYYDLMAFTRDQEIPRPCQTVTSLCEPSPEDILPESPDDHVPLQQRETTEANNVQSPQSSITLQLLILPWDSPWPIEKVRVFVPAISCIITVPSRTQTFQTTNPVRV, from the exons atgtctacaaatgagcaggactttgttcgggcactcatagagatgtaccgctccctgccctgtttgtggaagataaaatctaaggattatagcaaccgttacatgaagagagaagcgtatgagaagctggtggccgtctacagggagtatcatcccacagagaccgtggatgaaaacattgtgaggaaaaagatccaggctctccgcacagttttcaaaaaagaggtcaacaaagtggaaaattctaagaagtctggggccggaactgaggaagtctatgtgcccaggctgtggtattacgacctgatggcattcactagagaccaagaaatccctcgcccgtgccagactgtgactagcctttgtgagccatcgcccgaagatatcctgcctgagtctcctgacgaccat gtgcctctgcaacagcgggaaacaacggaagcgaacaatgtccagtcccctcagtcctcca ttacgttacagctgttgatactgccatgggacagcccctggcccattgaaaaagtcagAGTATTTGTCCCTGCTATTAGTTGCATCATCACAGTACCTTCCAGAACCCAGACTTTCCAAACCACAAACCCTGTGCGcgtctag